From the genome of Thermodesulfovibrionales bacterium:
CGTCAAGCAAGAGACGCCGATAGAGGAGATCGGCAGGCTTCTCGTTCTCCACCGCATCAGCGGTGTGCCTGTGGTAGACAATGCTAGCAGGGTTATCGGCGTGGTTTCTGAATCCGACATCATCTTCAGGGAGATCGATCATCTGCCTCACCTTGTGGAAAAGCTTGGAGACATGATCCTTCCGAGGATCTTCAGGGAGAGCGGACGGACAGGCGATACAGCGGGAGAGATCATGACCTCTCCTCCCATCACGGTCCATGAACGGGCGCCGCTGAGGGAACTCATCCAGATTATTACGGAGAGGAAGATAAAGAGGATTATTGTCGTCGATGAGAGAGGCCGCCTCGCCGGCATTATATCGAGGGTAGATATCGTGAAGGCCTTGGAGAAGATAGAATCGTGAACTTCGGCAACCTGATCTGATAGAAAGAGTTCGACAGCCTTGCCGAAAGGTTCAGCTCATTCCGTGTTTTAACTCCATCCTCAGGAAGTAGCTCAGCACAGTCCTTACACCGACAATCGCTGCAAGCATCCCAACCTTCTCCCAACTCGGGCTGACGGCAGAGCTGATGATGTCTGCAGCAATGAAGATTTCAAGTCCGAGAAGAAGGTGGGCGCCCAGACGCTGGCGGATGGATTCACTTCTGGAAACAGCGTCTTCCTTCGAAGAGGAGAACTTCAGACCGATGAACGCGACCATTGCCTCGAGAACGCCCCAAACGACAACAGCAGTCCCTAATCCGCTGATGGTCAGAATAACCGCCTCAAGAATATTGTGTATGATCTCCAAGTCCTATCCCTTCATGTAAAAGATACCAGCCATTATTTGTGGAGTCAAGATTCATTCTTTTGAGCTGAGAGGAACAGAGAATCGGTGTGCCTTTTCTCCGGGATTGTAAATTATTTGTAAATCCTTGATTCCAGTGACAAAAGTTACTTCACATACAGCAAAAGAAGGAGTAAACTGTTCTCAAGGAGAGGGGAGGGATAAGCGGATTAAACAGAGAGAGTCTCTCCTGAACTGTTCGCAACATCCGGAGGTCGATAGAAATGAAAATTATGGTCTGTCACGATGGTTCCGAAAGGGCTCAGAACGCCCTTGAGAAATCTGTAGGGCTTTTCAGGGCACAGGATCCGGAGATTATCCTCTTAACAGTCGTTGAGGAACCTCTGGATGCCACAAGCACGAATGAGGAAAGCTTCAAGAAGTGGTGCCAGAAGCGCGAGGACGAACTGAAGACCTTTGGCAGCCGGATCGCTGATCAGGGTCTCGAGGTTGATGCCGTCCTTGCAGTAGGCGATCCGCGCAGGATGATCCTTGAGGCGGTAAAGACAAAATCGCCGGACATCCTTGTGGTGGCAAAGCGCGGCGGCGGTCTTCTCAACGAGATGGTTCTTGGGAGTGTGAGCGCCTTCGTCATACGGCATGTAACGTGCCCGGTTCTCGTGATGCATTGCTGAATGATGGACGTTCAGGGGGGTTGTTCGATCCGCGTTGGATCGTGACGCAGAAAAATCGTATATCTTCGGAGGTGGTTTATGAAGGGGGAATGCACAAGTGAACGTATGGGATGGAAGGATCTTCTTGCATTTGGAAGGGCTGACATCAAGGCTCTTCACAAGACATGGATCGCGTTCTTCATGACATTCT
Proteins encoded in this window:
- a CDS encoding CBS domain-containing protein; translated protein: VKQETPIEEIGRLLVLHRISGVPVVDNASRVIGVVSESDIIFREIDHLPHLVEKLGDMILPRIFRESGRTGDTAGEIMTSPPITVHERAPLRELIQIITERKIKRIIVVDERGRLAGIISRVDIVKALEKIES
- a CDS encoding DUF1622 domain-containing protein, whose amino-acid sequence is MEIIHNILEAVILTISGLGTAVVVWGVLEAMVAFIGLKFSSSKEDAVSRSESIRQRLGAHLLLGLEIFIAADIISSAVSPSWEKVGMLAAIVGVRTVLSYFLRMELKHGMS
- a CDS encoding universal stress protein; its protein translation is MKIMVCHDGSERAQNALEKSVGLFRAQDPEIILLTVVEEPLDATSTNEESFKKWCQKREDELKTFGSRIADQGLEVDAVLAVGDPRRMILEAVKTKSPDILVVAKRGGGLLNEMVLGSVSAFVIRHVTCPVLVMHC